In a single window of the Elaeis guineensis isolate ETL-2024a chromosome 4, EG11, whole genome shotgun sequence genome:
- the LOC105044147 gene encoding germin-like protein 9-3 — protein sequence MPGCELWNVSNYSNRQAFLLGRHADLVLNNACRVHSFENFFLSVLLHAYLYPTLLLSHASRRSTRHQEKMASNAWLTLAIVLATLLGTHAADPDITSDFIVPDGVTPDADFFTFKELKQSLRGAPNDAPFKVSKASQLEFPALMGQSVSYAVLQFAAGGINPPHIHPRSAELLLVVQGWLQVGLVDSNSTLFAQTLQTGDMFVFPKGLVHFQANKDPRYPAVALSAFGSANAGTVPLPKTLFGSGIDEDVLAKSFKTDAQTIDKLVSAAMG from the coding sequence ATGCCTGGTTGTGAGCTATGGAAtgtgtcaaactatagcaatagACAAGCATTCCTTCTAGGCCGGCATGCAGATCTTGTATTAAACAATGCATGTCGAGTCCATTCCTTTGAAAATTTCTTCCTTTCAGTGCTTCTACATGCCTATTTATACCCCACCTTACTCCTTAGCCATGCATCCAGAAGAAGCACCAGACACCAAGAAAAAATGGCTTCTAATGCATGGCTAACTCTTGCCATAGTTCTCGCAACCCTGCTCGGCACACATGCTGCAGACCCTGACATCacatcagatttcatagttcctGATGGAGTCACTCCAGATGCCGACTTCTTCACCTTCAAAGAGCTCAAACAGTCCTTGAGGGGTGCTCCCAATGATGCACCATTTAAGGTGAGCAAGGCGAGCCAGTTGGAGTTCCCAGCACTCATGGGGCAGAGCGTCTCGTATGCTGTGCTCCAGTTTGCAGCTGGGGGCATCAATCCACCCCACATCCACCCTCGCTCGGCAGAGCTGCTCCTTGTCGTGCAAGGATGGCTCCAAGTTGGGCTTGTGGACTCCAATAGCACGCTCTTCGCTCAGACGCTTCAGACTGGTGACATGTTTGTGTTCCCCAAGGGCCTGGTGCACTTCCAAGCGAACAAAGACCCCAGATACCCAGCTGTTGCCTTGTCAGCATTCGGCAGTGCTAATGCCGGCACAGTGCCCCTTCCGAAGACCTTGTTTGGCAGTGGCATTGACGAAGATGTGTTGGCCAAGTCCTTCAAGACTGATGCTCAGACCATTGACAAGCTTGTATCAGCTGCCATGGGTTAA